The genomic interval GACCGCCAGGCGGGGCGTCCTCTGCTCTTTCCCATTCGTTATGCTGATGACTTCATCATTCTCGTTGGCGTGGCTCCAGGCCCGCAGGAGTTCGAGCGGGCACGGGATCTCGCGCTGAAGGAGAAAACTGATCTCGGGGCGTTCCTGAAGGAACACCTAGGCTTGGAGCTCTCGGAGGAGAAGACGCTCGTCACACCCGTGACGGAGCCGATGCTGTTCTTGGGGCACCACGTCCGAGTGCGGAAGCATCCAACCCATGGACGGTTGGTTAGCGCCGTGGTGATCCCGAGGGAGCGCAGTCAGCAACTACGGCGAGCGATCAAGGACTACTTCCGGCGTCCGACGTTGGGATACTCCCTGGAAGAACGACTCGGGCAGTTGAACGAGATGCTGCGAGGTTGGAGTGCCTTCTACCGTTACGCGTGGGGAGCGAAGCGTGTTTTTGCACGACTCGATCATTACGTGTGGTGGACCATCTTCCGAT from bacterium carries:
- a CDS encoding group II intron reverse transcriptase/maturase, whose amino-acid sequence is HAVMVRVRRRIGDRKLTRLVLAFLKAGVLAEEQFLRKDSGTPQGGILSPLLANIALSAIDERYERHVWPRRTPTLRTDPKKIRRRAEANRWNDRQAGRPLLFPIRYADDFIILVGVAPGPQEFERARDLALKEKTDLGAFLKEHLGLELSEEKTLVTPVTEPMLFLGHHVRVRKHPTHGRLVSAVVIPRERSQQLRRAIKDYFRRPTLGYSLEERLGQLNEMLRGWSAFYRYAWGAKRVFARLDHYVWWTIFRWLKKKHPHTSVKRLCALYGWRKPGGRTLRWRGGSTHRFEMATVRVGSFRPWWSITPAFAKDIYGEPGA